A part of Desulfomicrobium escambiense DSM 10707 genomic DNA contains:
- a CDS encoding LysR family transcriptional regulator encodes MAGIERIHLEILRAVQRHGSLTAAASALNLTQSALSHSIRKLEDRLGVEIWHREGRSLRPTQAGEYLLNLADRLAPQFAQAEERLRQFAQGERGTLRIGMECHPCYQWLLKIAASYLAAWPAVDLDVRQKFQFGGIGALTGYEIDLLVTPDPLYVRGLLYEAVFDYEQVLVVSAGHTLSQADHVRPEQLAGEVLITYPVSVDRLDVFTRFLTPAGVSPRQHKLIETTDILLQMVASGRGVSAMPRWLIEEWADRFAVVPVRLGKDGIDKQIHLGIREADADTDYLRAFLNLAREHRDAVGRGRNAVG; translated from the coding sequence ATGGCAGGCATCGAACGCATTCACCTGGAAATCCTGAGGGCCGTGCAGCGACACGGCTCGCTGACCGCGGCGGCCTCAGCCCTGAACCTCACGCAGTCCGCCTTGAGCCACAGCATCCGGAAGCTGGAGGACCGGCTCGGGGTGGAGATCTGGCATCGTGAGGGACGCAGCCTGCGCCCGACCCAGGCCGGCGAATACCTCCTGAATCTGGCCGACCGCCTGGCGCCTCAGTTCGCCCAAGCCGAGGAACGCCTGAGGCAGTTCGCCCAAGGTGAACGCGGCACTCTGCGCATCGGCATGGAATGTCATCCGTGCTACCAGTGGCTGCTGAAGATCGCCGCGTCGTACCTGGCGGCCTGGCCGGCCGTGGACCTGGACGTGAGGCAGAAGTTTCAGTTTGGCGGCATCGGAGCTCTGACGGGATACGAGATCGACCTGCTGGTCACGCCCGACCCGCTGTACGTACGGGGTCTGCTTTACGAGGCCGTATTCGACTACGAACAGGTGCTGGTGGTAAGCGCGGGACACACTCTGTCCCAAGCGGACCACGTCCGGCCGGAACAGCTCGCCGGAGAGGTCCTGATCACCTATCCGGTCAGCGTTGACCGGCTGGACGTCTTCACCCGATTCCTGACCCCGGCGGGAGTCAGTCCCAGGCAGCACAAGCTGATCGAGACCACGGACATCCTGCTGCAGATGGTCGCCAGCGGACGGGGAGTGTCGGCCATGCCGCGCTGGCTGATCGAGGAGTGGGCCGACAGGTTTGCCGTTGTCCCGGTCAGGCTGGGCAAGGACGGAATCGACAAGCAGATCCACCTCGGCATCCGCGAGGCCGATGCGGACACCGACTATCTGCGGGCCTTCCTGAACTTGGCGCGCGAGCACCGCGACGCCGTCGGGAGAGGGAGAAATGCGGTCGGATGA
- a CDS encoding tyrosine-type recombinase/integrase, which translates to MPSRKREKTRYPGVYFVIGTGADGKPERVYYIVYRRDGKLIEEKAGYQGRDDMTEARAARLRAERIDGKSDSNKTRRNKIKAEKEADDSRWTLSKLWTEYKKSKVDFKGIKTDESRFIRYLEVPFGHKEPEEIAPLDVDRVRVMMLKSKSPQTVKNTLELFRRIINFGVKMHLCSRLPFTIEFPKPDNHKTEDLTPDEMERLFKAIAEDTNIQAAGIMKAALFTGMRRGEIFKLKWSDLDFDKGFIFIRDPKGGKDQRIPMNEAARQLFLDHPRTGSEYVFPGRNGGLRKDVKHQTARIKRRAGLPEDFRALHGLRHVYASMLASSGQVDIYTLQKLLTHKSPQMTQRYAHLRDDALKRAAEVAGNLFANIEKQNTSIDVENPKTA; encoded by the coding sequence ATGCCATCACGAAAACGCGAAAAAACGCGCTATCCAGGCGTCTATTTCGTCATCGGCACTGGCGCGGATGGAAAACCGGAACGAGTCTATTACATCGTATACCGCAGGGATGGAAAGCTGATCGAAGAGAAAGCTGGCTACCAAGGCCGTGACGACATGACCGAAGCCAGGGCAGCCCGCTTAAGGGCCGAGCGCATAGACGGAAAGTCCGATTCGAACAAAACCCGGCGCAACAAAATCAAGGCAGAGAAAGAGGCGGACGACAGTCGCTGGACGCTCTCCAAACTGTGGACTGAGTACAAAAAAAGCAAAGTTGATTTCAAAGGAATCAAGACTGACGAGAGCCGATTCATACGCTATCTCGAAGTTCCTTTCGGTCACAAGGAGCCCGAGGAAATTGCTCCACTGGATGTGGATAGGGTTCGAGTGATGATGCTCAAATCAAAGAGTCCGCAGACTGTCAAAAACACACTTGAATTGTTTCGACGTATTATCAATTTTGGCGTTAAAATGCACTTATGCTCTCGCTTGCCCTTTACCATTGAGTTTCCAAAACCAGATAATCACAAGACTGAAGATCTGACACCAGATGAAATGGAGCGTCTTTTCAAAGCGATTGCTGAAGATACGAACATACAAGCAGCAGGGATAATGAAAGCAGCCCTTTTCACAGGCATGCGCCGTGGAGAAATATTCAAGCTGAAATGGTCTGATTTAGATTTCGATAAAGGTTTCATTTTTATCCGCGATCCCAAAGGCGGAAAGGACCAGCGGATCCCAATGAACGAAGCGGCCAGACAACTGTTTCTGGACCACCCCAGAACAGGCAGTGAATACGTCTTCCCAGGCCGAAATGGAGGCTTGAGAAAAGATGTCAAACATCAAACAGCACGGATAAAACGCCGCGCCGGACTTCCTGAAGATTTTCGAGCTTTGCATGGACTCAGGCATGTGTATGCTTCAATGCTAGCCAGCTCTGGTCAAGTTGATATCTATACACTACAAAAGCTATTGACACACAAATCTCCGCAAATGACACAGCGCTACGCACATCTTCGTGATGACGCTCTAAAACGAGCAGCTGAAGTGGCAGGAAATTTATTTGCGAATATTGAAAAGCAAAATACTTCGATAGATGTTGAAAATCCAAAAACTGCATAA
- the metE gene encoding 5-methyltetrahydropteroyltriglutamate--homocysteine S-methyltransferase has translation MAYTHNLGYPRVGARRELKAALEAHWKGQLSAFDLEEAAREIRTANWRRQSGLDLVPVGDFSLYDQVLDMSFALGNVPERAEACQGTVLDRYFRVARGRTAGDAAGVAAGEMTKWFDTNYHYIVPEFTSGTEFTLHPQRILEQVDEARDAGVSAKPVLIGPMTYLWLGKEKDGSDKWGLLDRLLPVYVELLGLLAGRGVGWVQMDEPVLVTDLEPRQRDMFAGAYAALSGRGVRLLLTTFFGGLGENLDLALGLPVDGVHVDAVRGREELPAVVDRLPKGKVLSVGIIDGRNIWKTDLAAALDVLEPLDARLGDRLWIAPSCSLLHVPVDLDLETDMDGEIRSWLAFAAQKLDELRLLGRALDRGRAAVAGELAANAKALAGRRSSTRVHDPIVKARLDAIEPSWGNRRSPYPVRSALHRRRFGLPLYPTTTIGSFPQTAEIRTARRQYRAGELKREAYVQAMQDQIRRVVSAQEDLGLDVLVHGEAERNDMVEYFGEQLRGYVFSGFGWVQSYGSRCVKPPIIFGDISRLGPMTVEWITFAQSLTDKPMKGMLTGPVTILNWSFVRDDQPRSRTCLQLALAVRDEVLDLEKAGIGIIQIDEAALREGLPLRTSQWREYLDWAVGAYRIAANGVRDETQIHTHMCYSEFNDIIAAIADMDADVITIETSRSGMELLDVFDSFSYPNEIGPGVYDIHSPNVPEAQAMVDLLRKAARHIPPERLWVNPDCGLKTRQWGEVLPSLSAMVAAAKTMRTSTVIDV, from the coding sequence ATGGCATACACGCATAATCTGGGCTATCCGCGCGTTGGCGCCCGCCGGGAACTGAAGGCCGCGCTCGAAGCCCACTGGAAGGGGCAGTTGTCCGCATTCGACCTCGAGGAGGCCGCCCGCGAGATCCGCACCGCCAACTGGCGGCGGCAGTCCGGGCTCGATCTGGTTCCGGTGGGGGACTTTTCGCTCTATGATCAGGTTCTGGATATGAGCTTCGCCCTGGGCAACGTCCCCGAGCGGGCCGAAGCCTGTCAGGGGACCGTCCTGGACCGCTATTTCCGTGTGGCTCGCGGCCGCACCGCGGGTGACGCTGCGGGCGTGGCGGCAGGTGAGATGACAAAGTGGTTCGACACCAACTACCACTACATCGTCCCCGAGTTCACATCCGGGACGGAGTTCACCCTTCATCCGCAGCGCATCCTCGAACAGGTGGACGAGGCCCGGGACGCTGGCGTATCGGCCAAGCCGGTGCTCATCGGACCCATGACCTATCTGTGGCTTGGCAAGGAAAAGGACGGCTCCGACAAATGGGGCCTCCTGGACCGCCTGCTCCCGGTCTACGTCGAACTGCTCGGCCTTCTGGCCGGGCGCGGGGTGGGCTGGGTGCAGATGGATGAACCCGTGCTGGTCACCGATCTGGAGCCCCGTCAGCGCGACATGTTCGCCGGGGCCTACGCAGCCTTGTCGGGGCGCGGCGTCAGGCTGCTGCTGACCACGTTCTTCGGAGGCCTGGGTGAGAACCTCGATCTGGCCCTCGGCCTGCCGGTGGACGGCGTGCACGTGGATGCCGTGCGGGGCCGGGAAGAGTTGCCCGCCGTGGTGGACAGGCTGCCGAAGGGAAAAGTGCTGTCCGTGGGCATCATCGATGGCCGCAACATCTGGAAGACGGATCTGGCAGCCGCTCTTGATGTCCTCGAACCCCTGGACGCCCGCCTGGGGGACCGGCTCTGGATCGCCCCGTCGTGTTCTCTGCTGCACGTGCCCGTGGATCTCGACCTGGAAACGGACATGGACGGGGAGATCCGTTCGTGGCTGGCCTTTGCCGCGCAGAAACTCGACGAGCTGAGGCTGCTCGGCCGGGCCTTGGACAGGGGGCGTGCGGCCGTGGCCGGGGAACTCGCCGCCAACGCTAAGGCCTTGGCGGGACGCCGATCCTCGACCCGCGTGCACGACCCGATCGTAAAGGCGCGCCTCGACGCCATCGAGCCATCCTGGGGAAACCGCCGGTCGCCGTATCCCGTTCGCTCGGCCCTGCACAGACGGCGGTTCGGCCTTCCCCTGTATCCCACCACAACCATCGGTTCCTTTCCGCAGACTGCGGAAATCCGCACGGCGAGGAGGCAGTACCGGGCCGGCGAGCTGAAACGGGAAGCTTATGTCCAGGCCATGCAGGACCAGATAAGGCGCGTGGTCTCGGCGCAGGAGGATCTGGGCCTCGATGTCCTTGTGCATGGCGAGGCCGAGCGCAACGACATGGTCGAATACTTCGGCGAGCAACTACGGGGCTATGTCTTTAGCGGTTTCGGCTGGGTGCAGTCCTACGGTTCGCGTTGCGTCAAACCACCAATCATCTTCGGAGACATCTCCCGCCTTGGCCCGATGACCGTGGAGTGGATCACCTTTGCCCAGTCACTGACGGACAAGCCCATGAAAGGCATGCTGACCGGCCCGGTGACCATTCTGAACTGGTCCTTCGTGCGCGACGACCAGCCCCGTTCCCGGACCTGCCTGCAACTGGCCCTGGCCGTTCGTGATGAGGTGCTGGATCTGGAAAAGGCCGGCATCGGCATCATCCAGATCGACGAGGCGGCTCTGCGCGAGGGGCTGCCGTTGCGGACATCGCAGTGGCGGGAATACCTGGACTGGGCCGTGGGCGCGTACCGCATCGCGGCCAACGGAGTCAGGGACGAGACGCAGATACACACCCACATGTGCTATTCGGAATTCAACGACATCATCGCGGCCATCGCGGACATGGATGCCGACGTCATCACCATCGAGACCTCGCGTTCGGGCATGGAACTGCTCGATGTCTTCGACAGCTTCAGCTACCCCAACGAGATCGGGCCGGGCGTGTACGATATCCATTCACCCAACGTTCCGGAAGCGCAGGCCATGGTCGATTTGCTGCGTAAGGCAGCCCGGCACATCCCGCCGGAACGGCTGTGGGTCAACCCGGACTGCGGTCTGAAAACTCGTCAGTGGGGCGAGGTCCTCCCATCTCTCTCCGCAATGGTCGCCGCCGCGAAGACGATGCGGACCTCCACGGTCATCGACGTATAA